The following coding sequences lie in one Neptunomonas phycophila genomic window:
- the rsgA gene encoding small ribosomal subunit biogenesis GTPase RsgA — protein sequence MSKRKVTRRQAWRIEKIQKERTDRASKKDDRLEQALSGGELGPEQPGLIISHFGKQVDVEATEGEAAGTIFRCHLRTHLGQLVTGDRIIWRKGTEYGVVVAALARDSELIRPTNHGELKPVAANIDQIVITFAVEPQPFANLIDRYLVASELSNIKPVLLLNKSDLITEKNQDEITQLVERYRAIGYEVLLASTSHDDGLAELKAELKDRTSVFVGQSGVGKSSLINVLLPGVDIKVGGLSEQSRKGRHTTTTARLFHFPAGGDLIDSPGIREFALWHLEPEKLIEGFVEFKPFMGYCKFRDCKHEHEPGCAILEAIERGDISASRMDSYQRILTSLLESPNN from the coding sequence ATGTCAAAACGCAAAGTTACCCGCCGTCAGGCGTGGCGAATTGAAAAAATTCAAAAAGAGCGCACCGACCGCGCCTCCAAAAAAGATGACCGCCTAGAACAAGCATTAAGCGGTGGAGAGCTTGGACCTGAGCAGCCAGGATTAATCATCTCTCATTTTGGTAAACAGGTCGACGTGGAGGCTACCGAAGGCGAAGCCGCTGGCACTATTTTCCGCTGCCACTTGCGTACCCACTTAGGCCAACTGGTCACAGGCGACCGCATTATCTGGCGCAAAGGCACAGAATACGGTGTTGTTGTGGCGGCATTAGCACGTGACAGTGAACTCATTCGCCCAACTAATCATGGCGAATTGAAACCGGTTGCCGCCAATATTGACCAAATAGTCATCACTTTTGCCGTTGAGCCACAGCCCTTCGCCAACTTGATCGATCGATACCTAGTTGCCTCTGAGCTAAGCAATATCAAACCGGTTTTACTTCTCAACAAATCAGACCTAATTACTGAAAAAAACCAAGATGAGATCACCCAACTTGTCGAGCGTTATCGAGCGATTGGCTATGAAGTGCTACTCGCATCGACCAGCCATGATGACGGCTTAGCTGAGCTTAAAGCTGAATTAAAAGATCGTACCAGCGTTTTTGTAGGGCAATCTGGCGTCGGAAAATCATCTTTAATTAATGTATTGCTGCCGGGTGTCGATATAAAAGTAGGCGGGCTGTCCGAACAATCGCGTAAAGGCCGTCACACCACCACAACGGCTAGGCTATTTCATTTCCCAGCCGGTGGTGACTTAATCGACTCCCCTGGGATTCGTGAGTTTGCACTCTGGCACCTCGAACCAGAAAAGTTGATAGAAGGCTTTGTCGAGTTCAAACCTTTTATGGGCTATTGCAAGTTTCGAGACTGTAAACATGAGCATGAGCCAGGTTGCGCTATACTGGAAGCTATCGAACGCGGTGACATTAGTGCCTCCCGTATGGATAGCTACCAGCGTATTCTTACGTCTTTACTGGAGAGTCCTAATAATTAA
- the orn gene encoding oligoribonuclease, which produces MSRKTNLIWLDLEMTGLEPETDYIIEMATIVTDADLNIIAQGPSLVIHQPDDILDNMNEWCINQHGKTGLTQRVRESQLSEREAEQQTIAFIADYVDQGASPMCGNSIGQDRRFLHRYMPELEAYFHYRNLDVSSIKELARRWKPEVLKGFTKQGTHLALDDIRDSIAELQHYRENFFNV; this is translated from the coding sequence ATGTCACGTAAAACAAATCTGATCTGGTTAGATCTCGAAATGACAGGCTTAGAGCCTGAAACAGACTATATTATTGAGATGGCGACGATCGTTACTGATGCTGATTTGAATATCATCGCGCAAGGCCCTTCATTAGTGATACATCAACCCGACGATATTCTTGATAACATGAATGAGTGGTGTATTAATCAGCACGGAAAAACAGGGCTGACCCAACGGGTACGTGAGAGTCAGCTATCGGAACGCGAAGCCGAGCAACAAACCATCGCTTTTATTGCTGATTACGTAGATCAAGGGGCTTCTCCTATGTGCGGTAACAGCATTGGTCAGGACCGTCGTTTTTTGCACCGTTACATGCCAGAACTCGAGGCTTACTTCCATTATCGCAATTTGGACGTTAGCTCTATTAAAGAGTTAGCACGTCGCTGGAAGCCAGAGGTGCTAAAGGGCTTTACGAAGCAAGGGACGCATTTGGCGTTAGATGATATCCGAGACTCAATCGCAGAATTACAGCATTATCGCGAAAACTTCTTCAACGTATAA
- a CDS encoding arginine/lysine/ornithine decarboxylase: MRFHFPIVIIDEDFRTENTSGSGIRQLADAISKEGVEVEGYTSYGDLTSFAQQQSRAAGFILSIDDHDFETDDQGIRSLEELRAFVGEIRRRNQEIPIYLYGETRTSRHMPNDILRELHGFIHMHEDTPEFVARHIIRESKSYLATLAPPFFRALTDYAQDGSYSWHCPGHSGGVAFLKSPVGQMFHQFFGENMLRADVCNAVDELGQLLDHTGPVAASERNAARIFNADHLFFVTNGTSTSNKIVWNSTVAPGDIVVVDRNCHKSILHAIMMTGAVPIFLMPTRNHYGIIGPIPRSEFEPANIRKKMLANPFCRKKLEENPDIKPRVLTITQSTYDGVLYNVEEIKDLLDGEIETLHFDEAWLPHAAFHDFYGDYHAIGEGRPRCDESMVFATQSTHKLLAGLSQASQILVQDANTNKLDRDIFNEAYLMHTSTSPQYAIIASCDVAAAMMEEPGGTALVEESLDEALEFRRAMRKVDEEYEEDWWFSVWGPDDLTSEGLDERDAWMLKPGESWHGFGDVAEGFNLLDPIKATILTPGLNVDGDFADQGIPASIVAKYLAEHGVVIEKNGLYSFFIMFTIGITKGRWNTMISALQQFKDDYDKNAPLWRVLPEFIAQYPQYERIGLKELCQQIHSIYRENDVARLTTEMYLSDLVPAMKPAKAFAKMAHKDIERVPLDRLEGRVTAVMLTPYPPGIPLLVPGEVFNKTIVDYLKFARTFNSAFPGFETYVHGLVAEKHGSETSYFVDCVEN; the protein is encoded by the coding sequence ATGCGTTTCCATTTTCCGATCGTCATTATCGATGAAGATTTTCGTACTGAGAACACCAGTGGGTCAGGGATTCGCCAGCTAGCTGACGCCATCTCAAAAGAAGGTGTTGAAGTAGAAGGTTATACCAGTTACGGCGATTTGACCTCGTTTGCTCAGCAACAGAGCCGCGCAGCTGGCTTTATTTTGTCGATTGATGATCACGATTTTGAAACCGATGACCAAGGTATACGTTCGTTAGAAGAACTTCGCGCATTTGTGGGTGAAATTCGCCGTAGGAACCAAGAAATTCCGATTTATTTATACGGTGAAACTCGCACTTCCCGTCATATGCCTAACGATATTTTGCGAGAGCTGCATGGCTTTATCCACATGCACGAAGACACCCCAGAGTTTGTGGCGCGCCATATTATTCGTGAGTCTAAGTCGTATTTAGCAACGTTAGCCCCACCTTTTTTCCGAGCGTTAACAGATTACGCGCAAGACGGGTCCTATAGTTGGCACTGCCCAGGGCATTCCGGCGGCGTGGCATTTTTGAAATCGCCAGTAGGTCAAATGTTCCATCAGTTTTTTGGCGAGAACATGTTACGTGCCGATGTGTGTAATGCGGTGGATGAGTTAGGTCAGTTACTTGATCACACAGGCCCTGTGGCTGCCTCTGAGCGTAATGCAGCACGTATTTTTAATGCGGATCACCTGTTTTTTGTGACCAATGGTACATCGACTTCTAACAAGATTGTTTGGAACTCCACGGTGGCGCCGGGCGATATTGTTGTTGTTGACCGTAACTGTCACAAGTCAATTTTGCACGCCATTATGATGACGGGTGCGGTACCTATCTTCCTAATGCCAACTCGTAACCATTACGGCATTATAGGGCCTATCCCGCGTAGCGAGTTTGAGCCTGCGAACATCCGTAAGAAGATGCTAGCGAATCCGTTCTGTCGTAAAAAATTAGAAGAAAATCCAGATATTAAACCGCGTGTGTTGACCATTACCCAGTCTACCTATGATGGCGTTTTATATAATGTCGAGGAAATCAAAGACTTGCTTGATGGTGAGATCGAAACCTTGCACTTTGATGAAGCCTGGTTACCACATGCGGCGTTCCATGATTTCTATGGTGATTATCACGCTATAGGAGAAGGCCGGCCTCGTTGCGATGAGTCCATGGTTTTTGCTACTCAATCGACTCATAAATTGCTAGCGGGTTTGTCTCAGGCTTCTCAGATATTAGTTCAAGATGCCAATACGAATAAATTAGACCGCGACATCTTTAATGAAGCGTATTTAATGCATACGTCTACTAGCCCGCAGTACGCGATTATTGCGTCTTGTGATGTGGCTGCCGCGATGATGGAAGAGCCCGGTGGTACTGCTTTGGTGGAAGAGTCCTTAGATGAGGCGCTTGAGTTTCGTCGTGCTATGCGCAAAGTGGATGAAGAATATGAAGAAGATTGGTGGTTCTCAGTATGGGGCCCAGACGACTTAACCAGTGAAGGTCTAGATGAGCGTGATGCGTGGATGCTCAAGCCAGGCGAGAGCTGGCATGGTTTTGGCGACGTTGCCGAAGGCTTTAATTTGCTCGACCCTATTAAAGCGACCATCTTAACACCGGGCTTGAATGTGGATGGTGATTTTGCGGATCAGGGTATTCCAGCGTCGATTGTTGCGAAATATCTGGCAGAGCATGGTGTCGTTATTGAAAAGAATGGTCTGTACTCGTTCTTCATCATGTTTACTATCGGCATCACGAAGGGGCGTTGGAATACGATGATTTCGGCGTTACAACAGTTTAAGGATGATTATGATAAGAACGCTCCGCTGTGGCGTGTGCTGCCGGAGTTCATCGCACAATATCCTCAATACGAACGTATTGGCCTAAAAGAACTTTGCCAGCAAATTCACAGCATTTATCGTGAAAACGATGTAGCGCGTTTAACGACTGAGATGTACTTGTCAGATCTAGTGCCTGCCATGAAGCCCGCTAAGGCGTTTGCTAAAATGGCACACAAGGATATAGAACGTGTGCCGCTTGATAGGCTTGAAGGGCGCGTTACCGCTGTTATGTTGACACCCTACCCACCGGGTATTCCGTTGTTGGTGCCTGGGGAGGTGTTCAATAAAACAATTGTCGACTACTTGAAGTTTGCGCGAACTTTTAACAGTGCATTTCCTGGCTTTGAAACCTATGTGCATGGTTTGGTTGCCGAAAAGCACGGTTCCGAGACATCGTACTTCGTGGATTGTGTAGAGAATTAA
- a CDS encoding YacL family protein has translation MEYDFYIDDLNHPTARCSMESEAIGRWLTDECTSIAQSEHLLRVITELIHQKRFDYQQASEDWLLRMTGTDVEVVANTLGFEPDVELPEDLSFYDLESMADCGLEDFKALIENWLIFLAEC, from the coding sequence GTGGAATACGACTTTTACATTGATGATTTAAACCACCCCACAGCCCGCTGCTCAATGGAGTCAGAAGCGATAGGCCGTTGGCTGACAGATGAATGCACGTCCATTGCTCAAAGCGAACACCTACTCAGAGTCATTACCGAGCTCATTCATCAAAAACGATTTGATTACCAACAGGCCAGTGAAGATTGGTTATTGCGTATGACTGGGACCGATGTAGAAGTCGTCGCTAACACTCTCGGTTTTGAACCCGATGTTGAACTTCCAGAAGATCTCTCCTTTTACGATTTAGAATCTATGGCCGACTGTGGATTAGAGGACTTTAAAGCACTGATAGAAAACTGGCTCATATTTTTAGCTGAGTGCTAA
- a CDS encoding YgjP-like metallopeptidase domain-containing protein → MSTLKYLVAYPADVQAQVAQLLQQNTLRDFLLKRYPEPHNIANDKALREYIFDLKNQYLKSSSPLSKVIYDSKLHVVRNALGTHSFVSRVQGNKLKSKNEIRISSVFKKAPEAFLNMIAVHELAHIREKEHNKAFYQLCEHMQPNYHQLEFEMRVYLTQLETHGSIYD, encoded by the coding sequence ATGAGCACTCTTAAATACCTCGTCGCTTATCCTGCCGACGTGCAAGCTCAAGTGGCACAATTGTTACAACAAAACACACTGCGTGACTTTTTACTCAAACGCTATCCAGAACCACACAATATCGCGAATGACAAAGCACTGCGCGAATACATATTTGATCTGAAGAACCAATATTTAAAAAGTTCTTCGCCATTAAGCAAGGTCATCTACGACAGCAAACTTCATGTTGTGCGCAACGCTTTAGGCACACATAGCTTTGTTTCACGCGTGCAGGGTAACAAACTAAAAAGCAAAAATGAGATACGCATTAGCTCAGTATTTAAAAAAGCCCCCGAGGCCTTTTTAAACATGATAGCAGTGCACGAACTGGCCCACATACGCGAGAAAGAACATAACAAAGCCTTTTACCAACTATGCGAACATATGCAGCCAAATTATCATCAGCTCGAATTTGAAATGCGTGTTTATCTCACACAACTTGAAACCCACGGATCGATTTACGACTAA
- the queG gene encoding tRNA epoxyqueuosine(34) reductase QueG: protein MTEHVSSSEIKPKNPLSDQQLATLAQKIHDLAADFGFQQVGIVDPQLDETLKHHMAWLDNGFHGEMSYLEGNLDKRAKPYDMVPGSCRIISVRMNHLPPAFSALTLLKQPEKAYIARYTLGRDYHKTFRKRLTQFGQKISELAGGMGYRAFVDSAPVFERPIAEQAGLGWTGKHTLILNRSAGSWFFLGELFIDLPLPVDNVSTQQHCGSCTACLDVCPTQAFTKAYELDATRCISYLTIEKKGDIPVELRSLMGNRIFGCDDCQLVCPWNRFAKHTDETDFHPRHSLDDISLLTLFSWDEATFLKRTEGSAIRRTGYEGWLRNIAVALGNSKGGQPVIDALVSKRPECSEMVQSHIDWAVEQLQKDLSEPVKLLQFNDNDTTPRNRDSHEHS from the coding sequence GTGACAGAACACGTATCATCATCAGAAATAAAGCCCAAAAATCCGTTATCTGATCAGCAGCTAGCCACATTGGCGCAAAAAATTCATGATCTGGCGGCTGACTTTGGTTTTCAACAAGTCGGCATTGTTGACCCACAACTGGATGAAACGCTCAAACATCATATGGCGTGGTTAGATAACGGCTTTCATGGCGAGATGAGCTATTTAGAAGGCAACCTAGATAAGCGAGCTAAGCCTTATGATATGGTCCCCGGCAGCTGCCGGATTATCAGTGTGCGCATGAACCACTTACCTCCTGCGTTTTCAGCCCTTACACTGCTTAAACAACCGGAAAAAGCGTACATTGCGCGTTACACTTTAGGTCGTGATTATCATAAAACCTTTCGTAAACGCCTAACACAATTTGGCCAAAAGATTTCAGAGTTAGCTGGCGGCATGGGTTATCGTGCTTTTGTTGATAGCGCCCCCGTGTTTGAACGCCCTATTGCTGAACAAGCAGGATTAGGCTGGACTGGGAAACACACCCTCATTTTAAACCGCTCAGCAGGTTCTTGGTTCTTTCTGGGCGAGCTGTTCATTGATCTGCCTTTGCCTGTAGATAACGTTAGCACTCAACAGCATTGCGGCTCTTGTACTGCCTGTTTAGACGTATGCCCCACGCAAGCTTTTACTAAAGCATACGAGCTCGATGCCACACGTTGCATTTCCTATCTAACCATCGAAAAAAAGGGAGATATACCTGTAGAGCTCCGCTCTTTGATGGGCAATCGTATCTTTGGCTGCGATGATTGCCAACTTGTCTGTCCTTGGAATCGCTTTGCTAAACATACTGACGAGACCGACTTTCATCCTCGCCACTCATTAGACGACATTTCTCTGTTAACCTTATTTAGCTGGGATGAAGCCACTTTCTTAAAACGCACCGAGGGGTCTGCAATTCGCCGCACGGGCTACGAGGGATGGTTGCGAAATATTGCCGTCGCACTAGGGAATAGTAAAGGAGGACAGCCTGTGATTGATGCGCTCGTTTCAAAACGTCCCGAATGCAGTGAGATGGTACAATCTCATATAGACTGGGCCGTAGAGCAATTACAAAAAGACCTAAGCGAACCCGTTAAGCTGCTACAATTTAACGATAACGACACAACTCCACGTAATCGAGATTCGCATGAGCACTCTTAA
- a CDS encoding bifunctional ADP-dependent NAD(P)H-hydrate dehydratase/NAD(P)H-hydrate epimerase, which yields MNELPVPLYTAEQTRLLDKTAINEAGIPGFTLMKRAAKSAFSVLMQRWPHARSITVLCGAGNNGGDGFVMATLAVQRGWTVQARYVGDAMFAQQLRGEAFEAWQWACAEGVEFLPFDADEPLRGEVVVDAMLGTGLNGTVKPSFIAAIKRVNKSNKPVLAVDIPSGLSADTGSVLGEAVRASVTVTFIGLKLGLLMHEAVDYVGELVFESLRLPDSVYESVNVSAFRLSDEDIEACLPRRKRSAHKGDFGHLLVIGGDHGMGGAAIMAAEAAVNAGAGKVTLATRPEHVTAALMRCPEVMVQGINSGQELVPLLDKVDVVVFGPGLGLGAWAEQMLQALWNSSLPCVVDADGLTLLKRTGKLYEVDRANWVITPHPGEASRLLSMPTTQVQQDRLSSAQRLHEQTGATVVLKGAGTLVTDGDVMHLCAAGNPGMASGGMGDVLSGVIGALVAQKLSTIDAARIGVYAHAAAADRCAAATGERGLKATDLPPYVKLILNHR from the coding sequence ATGAATGAATTACCCGTACCATTATACACGGCTGAGCAAACACGTTTACTGGATAAAACAGCGATTAATGAAGCGGGAATTCCTGGCTTCACATTAATGAAGCGCGCGGCGAAGTCTGCATTTTCAGTGTTGATGCAGCGTTGGCCTCATGCTCGTTCAATAACGGTACTATGTGGTGCGGGTAATAATGGAGGCGATGGGTTTGTGATGGCAACGTTGGCTGTCCAGCGAGGTTGGACAGTGCAGGCGCGATACGTAGGTGACGCGATGTTTGCACAACAGTTGCGGGGTGAGGCATTTGAAGCTTGGCAATGGGCCTGTGCTGAGGGGGTAGAGTTTTTGCCTTTTGACGCTGATGAGCCTCTGCGTGGTGAGGTTGTAGTCGATGCTATGTTGGGAACGGGCTTGAACGGCACCGTGAAGCCTAGTTTTATCGCTGCCATTAAACGCGTGAATAAATCGAACAAGCCTGTGTTAGCCGTGGATATTCCATCGGGGTTATCTGCCGACACTGGGTCGGTTTTAGGCGAGGCTGTGAGGGCGTCTGTTACTGTAACCTTTATAGGCTTAAAGCTTGGGTTGCTGATGCATGAGGCCGTTGATTACGTAGGCGAGTTGGTGTTTGAAAGTTTGCGTTTGCCTGACAGTGTTTACGAGTCTGTAAACGTTAGTGCCTTCCGGTTAAGTGACGAAGATATTGAGGCATGCTTACCCCGCCGTAAGCGCTCGGCGCATAAAGGCGACTTTGGTCATTTATTGGTTATTGGTGGCGATCATGGTATGGGCGGTGCTGCGATTATGGCTGCTGAAGCGGCGGTAAATGCCGGAGCGGGTAAAGTAACCCTTGCTACCCGTCCTGAGCATGTGACAGCCGCTCTGATGCGCTGCCCTGAAGTCATGGTGCAGGGTATCAACTCAGGCCAAGAGTTGGTTCCTTTGTTAGATAAAGTGGATGTTGTTGTGTTTGGGCCAGGGTTAGGTTTAGGCGCATGGGCTGAGCAAATGCTTCAAGCGCTGTGGAACTCATCATTACCCTGTGTTGTCGATGCAGATGGGCTTACGCTATTAAAACGTACGGGTAAATTATATGAAGTAGACCGAGCTAATTGGGTGATTACACCGCACCCAGGGGAAGCAAGCCGTCTGCTTTCTATGCCTACTACGCAGGTTCAGCAAGACCGTTTAAGCTCGGCACAACGCTTACATGAACAAACAGGTGCGACGGTCGTATTAAAAGGGGCTGGTACGCTAGTAACAGATGGCGATGTAATGCACCTTTGCGCTGCGGGTAACCCGGGTATGGCATCAGGGGGAATGGGTGATGTATTGTCTGGGGTTATTGGCGCACTAGTGGCTCAAAAACTAAGCACTATTGATGCGGCTCGAATTGGCGTTTATGCCCACGCAGCGGCAGCTGATCGCTGTGCGGCCGCAACGGGAGAACGAGGATTGAAGGCGACGGATCTGCCTCCGTATGTTAAATTAATTCTTAATCATCGATAA
- the tsaE gene encoding tRNA (adenosine(37)-N6)-threonylcarbamoyltransferase complex ATPase subunit type 1 TsaE, with protein sequence MLPVYFIPDEGAMEEFGARLLSAMEHTGVIFLQGNLGMGKTTLSRGLIRSAGHKGAVKSPTYTLVETYELPAGIVHHFDLYRLMDPEELEYLGIRDYFSEQHLCLVEWPDRGDGLLPAPDLEVYIEPHGEGRAIQCVSLTAKGQKAADIINDTFSSLT encoded by the coding sequence ATGCTGCCGGTTTATTTTATCCCAGATGAGGGAGCTATGGAGGAGTTTGGTGCGCGTTTGCTATCAGCGATGGAGCATACGGGTGTTATTTTTCTGCAAGGCAATTTAGGGATGGGGAAAACAACCCTGAGCCGCGGCTTAATTCGCTCGGCTGGGCATAAGGGGGCTGTAAAAAGTCCTACCTATACGCTCGTTGAAACATATGAGCTTCCTGCGGGTATTGTTCATCATTTTGATTTATATCGCCTGATGGATCCGGAGGAGCTAGAGTACCTTGGCATACGTGATTACTTTAGCGAACAACACCTGTGCCTAGTTGAATGGCCCGACAGAGGTGATGGTTTACTACCTGCGCCGGATTTAGAGGTTTACATCGAACCTCACGGCGAAGGGCGCGCAATTCAATGTGTAAGCCTCACTGCAAAAGGTCAAAAAGCGGCCGATATAATAAATGACACTTTTTCTTCATTGACATAG
- a CDS encoding N-acetylmuramoyl-L-alanine amidase codes for MTLLKRSFIPRFTLAAFLVSGLLLAQTSMAADIQQVRMWLSPEKTRLVFDLSAGVTHKIFTLSNPERLVLDITGAQMKASLSALELTNSPISKIRTGENGDDLRVVLDLNRAVKPRSFELKPNEQYGDRLVLDLFTDVQSKTPVAQATAPAVPAKLRDIVIAIDAGHGGDDPGAIGAGGVREKDVVLEIAREVKRLIDQEPGFSAELIRDGDYYISLRGRTKKARNQSADMFVSIHADAFKDARAKGASVWVLSNRGATSEMGRWLASKENSTDLIGGVGGVSLEDKDEVLAGVLLDMSMHASRSDSKQIANRIHANIDTFAKMHKPHVESAGFMVLKSPDIPSILVETGFISNPEEARLLKTSAYRKKMAKAIYSGIRTHFWNKPPAYTLIAHQKSEGLNAQGKRVYKVESGDTLSVIASRHGVSLNTLRKANEIKGDKIRIGQVLQIPST; via the coding sequence ATGACGCTTTTAAAGAGATCATTCATCCCTCGCTTTACCCTGGCTGCTTTTTTAGTTAGTGGCTTATTGCTGGCACAAACGAGTATGGCGGCTGATATTCAGCAGGTGCGTATGTGGCTCTCGCCAGAAAAAACGCGTCTTGTTTTTGATTTGTCAGCGGGCGTCACACATAAAATTTTTACCTTATCTAATCCTGAGCGTCTTGTCTTAGATATTACAGGCGCTCAAATGAAAGCCTCGTTATCTGCTCTTGAGTTAACTAATAGCCCCATCAGTAAAATACGCACTGGAGAAAACGGTGACGACTTACGCGTGGTTTTGGACTTGAATCGCGCCGTTAAACCGAGGAGTTTTGAGCTCAAGCCTAATGAGCAATATGGAGACCGTCTAGTTTTAGATTTGTTCACGGATGTGCAGTCCAAGACTCCTGTTGCGCAAGCAACCGCGCCTGCTGTTCCTGCAAAATTACGTGATATTGTTATCGCAATTGACGCAGGCCATGGTGGTGATGACCCCGGTGCAATTGGCGCAGGTGGCGTTCGTGAAAAAGATGTTGTGCTTGAAATAGCTCGGGAAGTGAAGCGTTTAATTGATCAAGAGCCGGGCTTCTCGGCAGAGCTTATTCGTGATGGCGATTATTACATCAGCCTGCGTGGACGTACCAAAAAAGCACGAAACCAAAGTGCTGATATGTTTGTTTCTATTCATGCCGATGCGTTTAAAGACGCACGTGCTAAAGGTGCCTCAGTTTGGGTGCTTTCAAACCGGGGAGCGACCAGTGAAATGGGCCGCTGGTTGGCGAGCAAAGAGAACAGCACCGACTTAATTGGTGGTGTGGGTGGTGTTAGCTTAGAAGATAAAGATGAGGTGCTGGCTGGCGTTCTGTTAGATATGTCGATGCATGCGAGCCGTTCGGACAGTAAGCAAATTGCTAATCGTATACATGCCAATATTGATACCTTTGCAAAAATGCATAAGCCCCATGTTGAGAGTGCGGGTTTTATGGTGCTTAAATCGCCTGATATTCCTTCTATATTGGTAGAAACTGGCTTTATTTCAAACCCCGAAGAAGCACGTTTGTTAAAAACGAGTGCGTACCGCAAAAAAATGGCTAAGGCCATTTACAGTGGAATACGGACTCATTTTTGGAACAAACCGCCTGCTTATACTTTGATAGCTCATCAAAAAAGTGAGGGGTTAAATGCGCAAGGTAAGCGGGTATATAAAGTAGAAAGCGGCGACACTTTATCGGTTATTGCGTCTCGGCACGGCGTTTCTTTAAATACCTTGCGCAAGGCTAATGAGATTAAAGGTGATAAGATACGCATTGGCCAAGTGTTACAGATTCCTTCTACGTAG